From Deltaproteobacteria bacterium:
TGTATAGCCACAAACGGGCTAAAGCGTATTCCTGAGTCAGTCGGATATAAGGTTCATATTTCGGTTTGGGGCAACGACGAGACCAGTTTCAGAATCCGAAAGGCTAAAAATCTGCTTCAGAAACAGATTGATAATTATGCAGGGGACCCTCGTGCCGTATTTGTCTATACGTTTTGCAGGGACAACATCAATGAAGCTTATGATGTTGTGAAGATGCTTGCATCGAATAAATGCAAAGTCACCTTCAATATGTTTTCAGCACCATTGAATTATACAGGCACTCTGTCGCACACACAAGAATCTCTGGATAAAACCCGGGAGGTCATACTCGATCTCATGGAGCGCTATCCCGAGTCGATACTGTTTTCGCACTATAGTGCCGTTGCGCACACCCATAAGAACAGCCTGTATCAGTTGTATTCATGCCCGTAT
This genomic window contains:
- a CDS encoding radical SAM protein, whose amino-acid sequence is MALNNTVLNFPEKLPIAGEWTFADLLADTRVKERWEKVRKYFFLRESTYDMATRCNMRCDGCYYFNGEKQFTHENVDPMAWRDLFREEKTRGITFVVLAGAEPSLVPDLLHACYEEIPLGCIATNGLKRIPESVGYKVHISVWGNDETSFRIRKAKNLLQKQIDNYAGDPRAVFVYTFCRDNINEAYDVVKMLASNKCKVTFNMFSAPLNYTGTLSHTQESLDKTREVILDLMERYPESILFSHYSAVAHTHKNSLYQLYSCPY